The following coding sequences are from one Bacteroidota bacterium window:
- a CDS encoding T9SS type A sorting domain-containing protein yields the protein MKKTITLLTFGALILFTGFNSAISQNNPGQIVSPCVNHNVDPALQQANIDNYQPTVYRSNIPMPEGWEVENLIPVNRVQIDNKGTEFWLMMPRNHDLLVSGIYLDITSDLSATGFVEIPGLSFYEAFTATPGSITRVTLPNDVQLSTSESKEYKGIHIVSDQEVAVYGVSLRSHSSDGYLGLPLDILANQYLLMSYPNLTWFSGAVDQTLISQIGIVSPYDNVTVTITPSCATYNGQPAGLPFNVLLNRGEAYQVQCFLSNDPSADLTGTVIQSSLPVAVFAGNACASVPQNTAACDHIVEQIPPVSTWGSYFIAFPLQGRENGDTWRMLSASNGTNLYIDGALVATLNFGDFYETILTDPAEIEASNPILVMQYANGDDWDLNLSQNGDPFMMLIPPSEQFMDHYTFATPSAGFLYHYVTVTIPTAGIATLQLDGTPVDPTMFTSIGTTGYSGAGIAITEGSHTLVNTGGTPFGIYSYGFAAYDSYGYAGGLSLEIIYSGSAPVIHRTQETINLGNQGQLQNVALTIAAEITDPETPFTQSATLYYRKASQTGYTTVPMTDQGNNIWSAQIPANDVLEPGVFYYIYATDGQLGSTDPTIDPGNNPYGIAVLPNVLPVITHTPVTTAPYNQPVTINAEITDITNYVAEGFLYYRNKGGNPVYDVANMNLVSGSTYQGEIPAQFITDQGTEYYLKAFDDFGMSSTFGTPDIPLVINSLAGIDDPGSVSSNLSIYPNPANGNATFEISVQTNEHWTLKVYNILGAEVFSIEDRISGSESFKYDFDGSDLPQGCYFVNLKHGDRSEVQKLILSH from the coding sequence ATGAAAAAGACCATTACTCTATTAACTTTCGGGGCTTTAATTTTATTTACCGGGTTCAATTCTGCTATAAGCCAGAATAATCCTGGACAAATAGTAAGTCCTTGTGTAAATCACAACGTTGACCCGGCCCTTCAACAGGCTAACATCGACAATTATCAACCGACCGTATATCGTTCAAACATTCCCATGCCTGAGGGTTGGGAGGTTGAGAATCTGATTCCCGTAAACCGGGTACAGATCGACAATAAAGGCACGGAGTTCTGGCTGATGATGCCCAGGAATCATGACCTTCTTGTCAGCGGCATATACCTGGATATCACAAGCGACCTCAGTGCCACCGGTTTTGTAGAGATTCCGGGTTTATCTTTCTATGAAGCCTTTACGGCTACTCCGGGCTCCATTACAAGGGTTACGCTTCCCAACGACGTTCAGCTTTCTACCAGCGAAAGTAAGGAGTATAAAGGGATTCATATTGTTTCGGACCAGGAGGTTGCAGTTTACGGAGTCAGCCTGAGGTCCCATTCCTCCGACGGATATCTGGGGCTGCCATTGGATATCCTTGCAAATCAATATCTTTTGATGTCATATCCCAATCTTACATGGTTCAGTGGTGCAGTAGACCAGACCCTGATCTCACAGATCGGGATCGTGAGCCCTTACGATAATGTGACCGTTACCATAACTCCTTCCTGTGCAACATACAACGGACAGCCTGCCGGTCTGCCCTTTAATGTTTTGTTGAACAGGGGCGAGGCTTATCAGGTACAATGTTTCCTGTCGAACGATCCCAGTGCGGATCTCACTGGTACGGTTATTCAGTCTTCACTTCCGGTTGCTGTTTTTGCAGGAAATGCCTGTGCCAGCGTGCCTCAGAATACAGCAGCCTGCGATCACATCGTTGAGCAGATCCCGCCGGTCAGCACCTGGGGCTCCTATTTTATTGCTTTCCCATTACAGGGAAGGGAAAATGGAGATACCTGGAGGATGCTGTCAGCCTCAAACGGAACCAACCTTTATATTGACGGAGCTTTAGTTGCTACCCTGAATTTTGGCGATTTCTACGAAACCATTTTAACCGATCCGGCTGAGATCGAAGCATCCAATCCCATCCTGGTAATGCAGTATGCCAATGGGGATGACTGGGATCTGAACCTTTCACAAAACGGAGACCCGTTTATGATGCTGATACCTCCATCAGAACAGTTCATGGATCATTATACTTTTGCTACGCCGAGTGCAGGTTTTTTATACCATTATGTTACAGTTACCATTCCAACCGCAGGAATAGCAACCTTGCAACTTGATGGAACTCCGGTCGATCCAACCATGTTTACCTCTATCGGTACCACAGGGTATTCAGGAGCAGGAATAGCTATAACGGAAGGATCCCATACCCTTGTAAATACAGGAGGAACTCCCTTCGGCATCTATTCCTATGGCTTTGCCGCCTATGATTCCTACGGTTATGCCGGAGGCTTGTCGCTCGAAATCATTTACTCAGGAAGCGCACCTGTAATCCATCGTACCCAGGAAACCATTAATCTGGGGAACCAGGGCCAGTTACAGAATGTTGCACTGACCATTGCCGCTGAGATAACCGATCCGGAAACGCCATTTACACAGTCGGCAACACTTTATTACCGGAAAGCATCACAGACAGGATATACAACGGTTCCTATGACCGACCAGGGTAACAATATCTGGTCGGCACAGATACCTGCCAATGATGTGCTCGAGCCAGGTGTGTTCTATTACATTTATGCAACCGACGGGCAACTGGGTTCAACAGATCCAACCATTGACCCGGGCAATAATCCATATGGCATTGCAGTATTACCCAATGTATTGCCGGTGATTACCCACACCCCTGTTACAACTGCCCCGTATAATCAGCCTGTAACCATAAACGCAGAAATTACAGACATTACAAATTATGTGGCTGAGGGATTCCTGTATTACAGAAATAAAGGAGGTAATCCTGTGTATGATGTTGCAAATATGAATCTGGTGAGCGGTTCAACCTATCAGGGAGAGATTCCTGCACAGTTTATCACCGACCAGGGAACAGAATATTATCTGAAAGCTTTTGATGATTTCGGGATGAGTTCAACATTTGGAACTCCGGATATACCGCTGGTGATCAACAGTCTGGCCGGTATTGATGACCCGGGCTCAGTGAGCAGCAATTTGTCTATTTATCCAAATCCGGCAAATGGAAACGCAACCTTTGAGATCAGTGTTCAAACTAATGAGCATTGGACTTTAAAGGTATACAACATCCTGGGTGCTGAAGTATTCTCCATTGAAGATAGAATCAGTGGCTCAGAATCCTTTAAGTATGATTTTGACGGTAGTGACCTGCCTCAGGGATGCTATTTCGTTAACCTCAAACACGGCGATCGGTCGGAAGTACAGAAACTGATCCTAAGCCATTAA